A region of the Deltaproteobacteria bacterium HGW-Deltaproteobacteria-6 genome:
CATTTGCAATTGGGGAATTGACAGGTGATAAAAAAAATGCTTATCGTGCGGTACTGCGGGCTCATGATGAAGCCATCTTGTCCCTCAGGGCAGGAATAGCCGCGGCGGATGTGGATGCGTTGGTTCGCGGTGTGTTGGGTAAAAAATACAGCCGCTATTTTGTACACGGAACAGGTCATGGTGTCGGTCTGGAGGTTCATGAAGCGCCTAGGCTGGCGCCGAATTCACAGGATGTTTTAAATGCCGGAATGGTGGTGACGGTTGAACCCGGCCTCTACTATCCCGGCCTGTGGGGCATTCGGATTGAGGACACGGTTGTCGTGAAAAAAAATAGTTGCGAAATAATTTCAAAGATGAAAAAAGATCTCATCGTTGTTGAATAAATTAGAGGTTAAACTGTTATGAAGGTATTTCCAGAAGACCTGCTTTACAGTCGTGAACATATTTGGGTACGGGTTGACGGAGATATGGCTACGCTGGGGATTACGGATTACGCCCAGGAAAGTCTCGGAGAAATCCTGTCTATAGAATTCCCTGAAGTGGATACCTATGTGGAACGCGACGAATCTTTCGGCTCTATTGAATCCACCAAGGCGGTGGTGGATCTGATTGCTTCGGTCAGCGGGACGATTGTCAGCGTTAACGAAGACATTAATGACGACATCGGCATCATCAACAGTGATCCTCATGATACCGGCTGGCTGGTTGTCATTGAGATGGATGATCTGGAGCAACTGGATGATCTTCTGGATGCTGCGGGCTACCATGATTTTATCATGCAGCAGGAAACTGACTGAACTCCCCTTATGACCTGGCGGTTGCTTAATTATCGGCCATACAGCGCTTTTGAAAATATGGCCATCGACGAGGCCATATTTCAGGAAACCATAAAAAATAGGAAGCCACCGACATTGCGTTTTTTCGGCTGGCGTCCGGCAGCTGTTTCTATCGGCTATTTTCAGGAATTAAAAAACGAAATCAATGTCAGTCAGTGCCAACTGACCGGCGTTGACATTGTCCGCAGGATAACCGGTGGTAAAGCCGTTTATCACCGTGATGAAATTACCTATTCGCTTACGGCCGAAAATTCAGAAAAAATATTTCCCGACAATATTTCCGGCACCTATGAAAAAATCAGTATTTGTCTGGCGCGCGGCCTGTCGGAACTGGGGATTAATGCTCGCCTGGCGGAAGGGGGCAAAAGCGTTTCAGGTACAAAGAAGAACACCTCCTCCTGCTGTTTTTCCATACCATCCGGCAACGAACTGCTAGTCGACGGCAGAAAAATCTGCGGGAGCGCGCAAATGCGAACGCACGGGGGGTTTTTGCAGCACGGATCGCTGTTGATGACGTTTGATCCGGTTGAAACCGCCGCCTTGATTCTGTCGTCCCGGGCTCCGGAACCGGCCGAAAAACTCAGATGTTCTGTCACGGCTGTCAATGAGGTGATTTCTTCACCCGTCAGCGCGGAGACACTCTGTTTAGTTTTGCAGAAGGGGTTTATCGACGAATTGGGCATTGATCTGTCCGAAGGGCCGTTAACACCCGCCGAGAAGGAGTTAAGCGCTTATCTGGTCGAAAAATACAAGAGCGACGCTTGGAATTGGCAGCGAAAAAAAGCAGCCTTTAAGTAAGGCTGGAGGTCGGCACGGGCTCATTTTTTTATTTTAGTTGCAATTTCGATTCAGATCGCATATATGCAAACCTCACCGCGCAGGGGATCATGGTGAAAAATTTAAATAAGCTGCCGCGGATGAAAAATTATATGCGGGTAACCGCAGGAAATCACAGGGCATATGATATTTTTTAAGGGCTCTGCCCAACGTGATTTCCGAGCAGGGAGCGTGATTTAAAACTTATTGAAAATTCAAGGGTAGTTGACGGTGCGCAGATGAGTCTGTTTGTGCCGTGCTGCCCTTTTTTTGCGTTTAAAAGTCAAAAAATGACACAAATATTACACGGCAACCATCAACAAGGAGGAATAAAATTGGAAGTAAAAGTCATTGATAACGATGTGGAGAAAGCGCTTAAGATTCTGAAAAACAAACTTTCGAAAAGCGGATTATTCAAGGAATTGAAAGTTCGCCGGGCCTATGAAAAGCCTTCCGTCAAAAAGAAGAGAAAAACCATTGAAGCACGCCGCAGACTGGCCAAGGTTCAGCGCCGTCGCAGCAATTAATTTTATCTGAAAAAAAAGATCAATAATCTTATTTCAGGGGCCGTTAAGAAATAATTGTTACATTTCCAGCCATTGTGTTACGGCCCCTTATGCTGGCTATGATATTAAAATGTTGCATTATTATTGAATGACGGCTTACCGTTTTTGCTTGATGCAAGGAAACGAGCGGTATGGAAAAGCAATATATTGTCGACGAATTATCCAAGGAAGAATCATGGCGGATTTTCCGCATCATGGCGGAATTTGTCGAATCCATTGAGATTCTTTCGAACGTCCATAATGCCGTGACGATTTTTGGCTCTGCCCGCGTCAAACCCGGCGATAAGTATTATCAAATGGCGGAAAAGCTGGGACAGCTTCTGGCCCAGAATGGATTTGCCGTCATTACCGGCGGCGGCCCCGGCATCATGGAAGCGGGCAATAAAGGCGCTGCGGAAGCGGGTGGCCAATCCGTGGGAATGAATATCAAGCTGCCTTTTGAACAGAAGCCCAACCCTTACGCCAATATTCAACTGGATTATAAATATTTTTTCATTCGCAAAGTCATGTTTGTCAAATATGCGGTTGCTTATGTGATCATGCCGGGTGGCTATGGGACGATGGACGAGTTTTTTGAAGCGCTGACGTTGATCCAGACCAAAAGAATGAAAAGTTTTCCCATCATTCTGATGGGCAGAGACTATTGGCAGGGTCTGCTGGACTGGCTGCAAAACAGCATGCAGCAAAATGGAATGATCCTGCCTTTTGATATCGAGATGATTCAAGTTATTGACGAACCTGAAGAAGTTGTGAAACATATCAAGAAATACGTCATCGTTTAAACTCAACATGTTTCTCCTCCACGAGAGTCATATATGACCCTGGAAAAAACAATCATGGACTTAAAGAAGGGAAAAGTTGCGCCCTGTTATCTTTTGTATGGTGAAGAAGAGTATCTGATCAATGAAACGCTTCATCAAATACTGGACATCATCGTGCCCCAGTCCGATCGTGATTTCGGCCTTTTTTTTCTCGACGGCGAAAATGCCGATTTTGACATTCTGAAGGATCATCTCCTGGCACCCTCGCTTTTAGGCGGCAGAAAAGTGGTGGTGGTCAAAAACACGACGATTTTTCAATCGCGGGAAAACCTGGGCGATCTGATCCAGAAAATACGTGACAACCTTAATGAGCACCCCGATAAAGCCGCCAAATATTTTTTGACCTTTCTGAAGATATCCGGCTTTGCCTGGGAAGATATGCAGGGCTCCGGATGGCAGAAGATTACCGATGAACAATGGCGCAAAGCCGTCGAGGAAGATTCAGGCGACGACAGAAACAAGTGGCTGCCGCGCATCATCGAAATTTGTACCGGCCGGGGATGGGCATCCGGCAGTGTTGCCGATCCGTCCGAGCAATTTGAAGAACTGCTGGCACAGGGGCTTCCAACGGGCAATTGTTTGATAATGACCGCCGAGGCGGTTGATAAAAGAAAAAAAATATTCAAAGTAATCGACAAAGCCGGTATTGCCTTGCACTTTGGTGAGATTAAGGGGGAAGCGGCAACCAGAGAAACGCTCAAGCTCGAAGCGCAGAAATTGCTGGACCGGTGCGGCAGGAAACTGACTCCCGCCGCCTGGATCGCCCTGGGGAAAAAAACGGGATTTCAGCTTCGTCCTTCATTGAACGAACTGCAGAAGCTCATTTCATTTGTTGGCGAGCGTGCCGTTATTGAGGAAAAGGACGTCGAGGCCGTTGTCGGCAAGACCAAAGAAGATTCCATTTTCGATTTGACGACGGCGCTGGCCGAAAAAAATGCGACAGCGGCGCTTTTGGCCCTCAAAGGCTTGCTGGATCAGGGCACGCATCATTTGATGATTCTGACGATGATCAGCCGTGAAATCCGTATGCTTTTGCAGGCGTCTGTGCTCGTTCGCTCGGGAAAACTGCCCAGAATCACACCAAGCATGGAGTACGGCTCCTTTCAGAAGAATGTTTATCCCGCTGTATTGGGGCTGGCGCCGGATGCATCCCGCAAGGAAGATCTGCTGGTCAATAAGCATCCCTTTGTCATTTACAACGCGCTCAAGCACTGCAGCCGGTTTTCCTATCCGGTTCTTTTGAATTACCTGGATGATTTGCTGAAGATGGACCGCGCGATGAAGTCTTCAGCCACGGATCCTCAGTTGCTGCTGGAGCGCTTCCTGATCAAGGCCTGCGTTAAGACGTAGTTCAATAACAACTATAACGTTTTAACATCATAACCGGCATAAAGGGTCCAAACGAAATGAATAGAAATGTATCCTCTTGCCACCCGCATGGATGGTTCTTTCTTAACGGCTCTAAAGCTTCCTGATTTTAGTCTGAGCCTGCCTTTGTGCGCGGGAAAGTTTGCGGGCGGGCCCTTTTTTGCGGGCAGAGCGGCTGTCTTCTTCCCCGTCTTCATCTTTCCGGCCGAAGAATTCGTTATCGGCCGGAGCTGCCAACAACTTATCAACAATCGTCTCAAATTCCAGGGATGACAGCGCGGCTTTGCCTCTGCGTGTTGCGTAAGAGGCCACTTCGCGATCGGAAGAAACCACCAAAATTTCCTCATCGGTAGAAGCGGCGATTCTTTTCAAGACGTCATCGGCTTTAATGCCCCGGCCTGAGTAGATGATGTGAATGCCTGATGAATAATCGCGTTCTTCCTGGGCGGGACCACTCAGCCAGCCGTCAAAAACCACGGTAATGCGGTGGTCTTTTCTGTCCCGGTACCGGGCAAGCCAGGTGACCAGAGCATTGCGTCCCGCCTCAAGGCTTTGCCGCTCAAAGCGCCGCAAGGTGATCGACTGCCGGATCAGGTTATAACCGTCAATTAAAATATGCATGTCTGATTCTGGCACATTGACGCCTCGGGTTCAATAAAAAAGAGATCCGGTATTTTGCTTGACTTGACGGTTGCCAGTCTGTTACCATCCACGATGGCTTCAAGGCTGGAGCCGCCTGCTTGACAATAAATGAATTCGGAGGTTTGTATGGAAATTAAAAAAGTATGCGTGTTGGGCGCGGGCTTGATGGGCAACGGCATCGCGCAGGTGTGCGCCGCGGCAGGCTTTGATGTCACGCTGCGGGATATTGAACAACGATTCATCGACAACGGCATGAACACGATCAAAAAGAACCTGAGCCGCGACGCCGAAAAAGGGAAGATCACCAAAGAACAGATGGACGCCATTCTGGGACGGATCAAGCCGACGCTCGATGTAAAAGAAGCCGCGGCTGATGCGGATGTCGTCGTGGAAGTGGTCATCGAACTGATGGATCTGAAGAAGAAAGTCTATGCGGAACTGGAAGCGGTTGTTCCTTCGCACTGCCTGTTCTTCACCAACACTTCGGGCTTAAGCATCACGGAAATGGCGGCGATTACGAAAAGGCCGGATCGTTTTATCGGCACCCATTTTTTCAATCCCGTTCCGGTGATGCGCCTTTTGGAAGTCATTCGCGGCCAGCAGACTTCCGACGAGACGGTGGAGATTGCCAAAGCCTGGGGCAAGAAAATCGGCAAGGAAGTGGTGATGGTCAATGAAGCGCCGGCGTTTGTTGTCAACCGCATTTTGTGTTCCATGATCAACGAAGCTTTTTTTGTGCTGGACGAAGGTCTGGCCACGGCTGCGGATATTGATAAAGCAATGCAGCTGGGCTGCAATCACCCCATCGGACCTTTGGCCCTGGGCGACCTGATCGGACTCGATACGCAACTGAGGATCTGCGAGGGCATGCACCGGGAGTTGGGCGATAAATACCGTCCGTCACCTCTTTTGAGAAAACTTGTTCGCGCCGGCAATCTGGGGCGTAAATCAGGACGCGGCGTCTACGACTATAGCAAGAAATAATTGATTGTCAGGACATTTTACGGCGGCCTTCATAACCCATAAGGCCGCCGTTTTTTATTGATGATGGCGGCAGGGTCTCAGGTTTTGTTGGCCGCGGCTTTCAGGGCAGCGATGGTTTGCGCGTAATCGGTTGTGCCGAAAACCGCCGCTCCCGCCACCAGCACATCCGCTCCCGCCTGGGCGATGGCGGAAATATTGGAAAGATTGACGCCTCCGT
Encoded here:
- the gcvH gene encoding glycine cleavage system protein H — translated: MKVFPEDLLYSREHIWVRVDGDMATLGITDYAQESLGEILSIEFPEVDTYVERDESFGSIESTKAVVDLIASVSGTIVSVNEDINDDIGIINSDPHDTGWLVVIEMDDLEQLDDLLDAAGYHDFIMQQETD
- a CDS encoding lipoate--protein ligase family protein yields the protein MTWRLLNYRPYSAFENMAIDEAIFQETIKNRKPPTLRFFGWRPAAVSIGYFQELKNEINVSQCQLTGVDIVRRITGGKAVYHRDEITYSLTAENSEKIFPDNISGTYEKISICLARGLSELGINARLAEGGKSVSGTKKNTSSCCFSIPSGNELLVDGRKICGSAQMRTHGGFLQHGSLLMTFDPVETAALILSSRAPEPAEKLRCSVTAVNEVISSPVSAETLCLVLQKGFIDELGIDLSEGPLTPAEKELSAYLVEKYKSDAWNWQRKKAAFK
- the rpsU gene encoding 30S ribosomal protein S21 encodes the protein MEVKVIDNDVEKALKILKNKLSKSGLFKELKVRRAYEKPSVKKKRKTIEARRRLAKVQRRRSN
- a CDS encoding TIGR00730 family Rossman fold protein, with the translated sequence MEKQYIVDELSKEESWRIFRIMAEFVESIEILSNVHNAVTIFGSARVKPGDKYYQMAEKLGQLLAQNGFAVITGGGPGIMEAGNKGAAEAGGQSVGMNIKLPFEQKPNPYANIQLDYKYFFIRKVMFVKYAVAYVIMPGGYGTMDEFFEALTLIQTKRMKSFPIILMGRDYWQGLLDWLQNSMQQNGMILPFDIEMIQVIDEPEEVVKHIKKYVIV
- the holA gene encoding DNA polymerase III subunit delta; amino-acid sequence: MTLEKTIMDLKKGKVAPCYLLYGEEEYLINETLHQILDIIVPQSDRDFGLFFLDGENADFDILKDHLLAPSLLGGRKVVVVKNTTIFQSRENLGDLIQKIRDNLNEHPDKAAKYFLTFLKISGFAWEDMQGSGWQKITDEQWRKAVEEDSGDDRNKWLPRIIEICTGRGWASGSVADPSEQFEELLAQGLPTGNCLIMTAEAVDKRKKIFKVIDKAGIALHFGEIKGEAATRETLKLEAQKLLDRCGRKLTPAAWIALGKKTGFQLRPSLNELQKLISFVGERAVIEEKDVEAVVGKTKEDSIFDLTTALAEKNATAALLALKGLLDQGTHHLMILTMISREIRMLLQASVLVRSGKLPRITPSMEYGSFQKNVYPAVLGLAPDASRKEDLLVNKHPFVIYNALKHCSRFSYPVLLNYLDDLLKMDRAMKSSATDPQLLLERFLIKACVKT
- a CDS encoding 3-hydroxybutyryl-CoA dehydrogenase; translation: MEIKKVCVLGAGLMGNGIAQVCAAAGFDVTLRDIEQRFIDNGMNTIKKNLSRDAEKGKITKEQMDAILGRIKPTLDVKEAAADADVVVEVVIELMDLKKKVYAELEAVVPSHCLFFTNTSGLSITEMAAITKRPDRFIGTHFFNPVPVMRLLEVIRGQQTSDETVEIAKAWGKKIGKEVVMVNEAPAFVVNRILCSMINEAFFVLDEGLATAADIDKAMQLGCNHPIGPLALGDLIGLDTQLRICEGMHRELGDKYRPSPLLRKLVRAGNLGRKSGRGVYDYSKK